The genomic region GGTTCTTCTCTTTCGTCGCAGGCGTCGCTGCCTGCAGAAGGTATTCTGCTGCCGTTTATGTCGGTCTGGTACAACCCGAGCGGCGCGGTGCTGAAGATGTTGCGCAGTACCTGCGCGTAATCGACGCAGGGAGGGTCCTGCTGCAGGGGGTGGGGGGATGGGACATCCGCTAAAGCTGTGGAGGGGCCTTTCATCCCGATCTGAACAAGGGTCGCTGTTTCCGACAGATGGTTCATGTTTATCCCCCGTTGCCTGTTTACCCGCCTACCACACTGTCATAGCCGTGGCGCAACTTCGACAACGCCCAGTAGTTGAATGGTTTCTAATATATCTGAGAAATATTCAACTAGCAAGCACAAATTATATCTTGATAATGTTTTTTCGCAAATCTTTGGCTGGCACTGTATTTAAACGATTTCGAAACCGGTCCGTCGCATTTAGGCGTCTGCTGGTGACTTCCCTAACTGAGGTATTGACTGTTGCCGCACGTTTAGGGTAGTTGTAGCTAGCCAGCTACTTCCCTTTTGAGGAGAATAAGACATGGAATCCACCAAGACTTGCCAGTGCGGAGCCAAACATACCGGACACATCTGCATGCTGAAAAGCGCCGGGCGCAGCGAGGAGATCGCGCACATAACCGACCACCCCACCGTCACCTGCTTCACCTGCGGGGCGGAGGCCAACTCCGGCGACAACGTCTGCAATCCCATGCCGATCGCGTAGCGGCGGGATTTAGCTCACAACGGACCTGGAGCTGCCGATGCCCGAACTACCCGAAGTCGAAGTGACCCGGCTGGGGATTGCAGATAAACTTGTCGGAGCCAGGATCGCGGCTGCCGCCCTCCACAGCGCCAAGCTGCGCAGCATGGTTCCCCCGGAACTCCCGCGGCTTTTAGCCGGCCAGACCATAAAGTCCGTGACCCGCCGCGGCAAGTACCTGATCCTCGCCTGCGAACAGGGCTTCCTGCTGCTGCACCTCGGCATGACCGGGCATCTGCGCCTGGTGCCGGCCGGTACCGGCGCAGGCCCGCACGACCACTTCGACCTGGTTCTCGAGTCTGGGCTCGTGCTGCGGCTAAACGACGTGCGCCGCTTCGGCTCGATCCACTTCACCCCGGCCGACCCACTGCGGCACAAACTGCTGCGCGCAATAGGGCCGGAGCCTCTCACCGGCGAGCTCACCGGGGCCTACCTCTACCGCAAAAGCCGAGGCAAAAAGGCGCCGCTGCAGCGCTTCCTGATGGACGGTTCAGTCGTTGCCGGCCTTGGCAACATCTACGCCGCAGAGACCCTGTTCCGCTGCAACATGCTTCCCTTCACCGAGGCCCGCGAGCTTTCCGAAGCCGACTGCACCCGACTTTGCGATTGCATCAAGGAGACCCTCACCGCTTCCATCGAAGCGGGGCGCTCTATGGACTTCTGCGTCCGCGAGGAGAAACTCGCCTACTTCCCGCAACAGCTGTTCGTCTACGGCAGGGAAGGACTTCCCTGCCTTAAGTGCGGCACTAAGGTTAAGCGGGAGAGGATGGGCAACCGCTCCACTTTCTACTGCCCCGACTGTCAAAGATAGCTTTCACAGGCGTTAAGCCATTGACCTTGCCCCACCGGTTGATAAACTGCGGCAGGGCGGGGTTTCCCCGCCACTTTAACAGGGAGGGTTCAAAATGAGCATGCTCTTCACACCGCTCACCCTGCGGGAGCTGACTTTCAAAAACCGCATCTTCGTCTCCCCCATGTGCCAGTATTCAAGCAGGGAAGGGATGCCGTCGGACTGGCACCTGGTCCACCTGGGAAGCCGGGCGGTCGGCGGGGCGGGGCTCGTCATGGTTGAGGCGACCGCCATCTCCCCCCAGGGGCGCATCTCGCCCGACGACTCGGGCATCTGGAGCGCGGAGCACGCGCGCGCCTTCGCCCCCATCGCACGCTTCATCAAGGAACAGGGGGCGGTGCCCGGAATCCAGCTGGCGCACGCCGGGCGCAAGGCTTCCACAGACCTGCCATGGAAAGGGGGCGGTCCGCTGGACGCGAGTCACCGCGGCTGGCAGACCATCGCCCCAAGCCCGGTCCCCTTTGCCGGCGACTATCCGACTCCCCGGGAGGCGACCGCCCAGGACCTGGAGATCATCCTCGGGCAGTTCGCCCAGGCGGCACGCCGCAGCGTCGAAGCGGGTTTCGAGGTGGTGGAGATCCACATGGCTCACGGGTACCTGCTGCACGAATTCCTCTCGCCGCTGTCGAACCTGCGCAGCGACGACTTCGGCGGTTCGCTGGAGAACCGCTGCCGCTTTCCGTTGCGGGTGGCGAAGGCGGTGCGCGAGATCTGGCCGGAGCACCTCCCGGTGTTCGTCAGGGTCTCTGCCTCGGACTGGATCGAGGGGGGATGGGATCTGGAGCAGACGGTGGAGCTGGCAGAAAGGCTGAAGGAGGTAGGTGTCGACCTGATCGACTGCTCCAGCGGCGGGCTGGTGCCTGAGGCGGCGCCCCCGTTCGGCCCCGGCTTCCAGACCCCCTTTGCTACGGAAATAAGGAGAAAGGCCGGTATCGCCACAGGCGCCGTCGGATTCATCACTGCGCCCGCGCAAGCGGAGC from Citrifermentans bremense harbors:
- the mutM gene encoding bifunctional DNA-formamidopyrimidine glycosylase/DNA-(apurinic or apyrimidinic site) lyase, producing the protein MPELPEVEVTRLGIADKLVGARIAAAALHSAKLRSMVPPELPRLLAGQTIKSVTRRGKYLILACEQGFLLLHLGMTGHLRLVPAGTGAGPHDHFDLVLESGLVLRLNDVRRFGSIHFTPADPLRHKLLRAIGPEPLTGELTGAYLYRKSRGKKAPLQRFLMDGSVVAGLGNIYAAETLFRCNMLPFTEARELSEADCTRLCDCIKETLTASIEAGRSMDFCVREEKLAYFPQQLFVYGREGLPCLKCGTKVKRERMGNRSTFYCPDCQR
- a CDS encoding NADH:flavin oxidoreductase/NADH oxidase, with translation MSMLFTPLTLRELTFKNRIFVSPMCQYSSREGMPSDWHLVHLGSRAVGGAGLVMVEATAISPQGRISPDDSGIWSAEHARAFAPIARFIKEQGAVPGIQLAHAGRKASTDLPWKGGGPLDASHRGWQTIAPSPVPFAGDYPTPREATAQDLEIILGQFAQAARRSVEAGFEVVEIHMAHGYLLHEFLSPLSNLRSDDFGGSLENRCRFPLRVAKAVREIWPEHLPVFVRVSASDWIEGGWDLEQTVELAERLKEVGVDLIDCSSGGLVPEAAPPFGPGFQTPFATEIRRKAGIATGAVGFITAPAQAEHVVATGLADAVFLAREMLRDPYWPLHAAKALRVEPAWPNQYERAK